From one Pseudomonas fluorescens genomic stretch:
- a CDS encoding NAD(P)/FAD-dependent oxidoreductase: MKNHCGWIALAGSSPARARLSGAQKADWLVIGAGITGLSAAHALADMHPQARIVVIERQSAAQGASARNSGFVVAHEHPADSELLGHAGFADYETDTAIGQAASNEVRQRIVRHNIDCEFRDDGYFFAVNDPDKLSQVEAKLATLRAVGAEAQFLQGQALKRKLGTRHYQAAIWCGNGNALLQPARYVKGLLDVLPASVTLYEHTDITRLERLGHGRVRANCADGSIEASQVLVCLNAFVPRAGIDDSGTFAMELSASLTRPMTDAEFRAIGNVEPWGVLSTRPLGATVRLTPDRRVMIRNTAEYRARDLGPSELAQRQQHHLRGLQRRFPWFGAHDIQFTWTGHLSASRSGQPFFARVEEGVFAVAGCNGSGVARGTLWGRLLAEFASGQTSPLLTSVMARAQPGWLPPKPLLDIGAMLRMRVEALRARTEI; encoded by the coding sequence ATGAAAAACCACTGTGGCTGGATTGCCCTGGCGGGCAGTTCACCGGCGCGCGCCCGCCTGAGTGGCGCGCAAAAAGCCGACTGGCTGGTGATCGGCGCCGGCATCACCGGGCTCAGCGCCGCCCATGCCCTGGCTGACATGCACCCGCAGGCGCGGATTGTCGTGATTGAGCGCCAGAGCGCTGCGCAAGGCGCGTCTGCGCGCAACTCCGGTTTTGTCGTCGCCCATGAACACCCGGCCGATAGCGAGCTGCTGGGGCACGCAGGCTTTGCCGACTACGAAACCGATACCGCCATCGGCCAGGCTGCCAGCAACGAAGTGCGTCAGCGCATCGTGCGCCACAACATCGACTGCGAGTTTCGCGATGACGGCTACTTTTTTGCGGTCAACGACCCGGACAAGCTCAGCCAGGTTGAAGCCAAGCTGGCGACCCTGCGTGCCGTCGGCGCCGAGGCGCAGTTCCTCCAGGGCCAGGCACTCAAACGCAAGCTTGGCACCCGCCATTACCAGGCGGCGATCTGGTGCGGCAACGGCAATGCCTTGCTGCAACCGGCCAGGTACGTGAAGGGCTTGCTCGATGTGTTGCCAGCCAGTGTCACCCTCTATGAACACACCGATATCACCCGCCTTGAGCGCCTCGGCCATGGCCGTGTTCGCGCCAATTGCGCTGATGGCAGCATCGAGGCCAGCCAGGTGCTGGTGTGCCTGAATGCCTTTGTTCCACGGGCCGGCATTGACGACAGCGGCACCTTCGCCATGGAACTGAGTGCCAGCCTTACCCGGCCGATGACCGACGCCGAGTTTCGCGCCATCGGCAACGTCGAGCCCTGGGGCGTGCTGTCGACCCGGCCGCTGGGCGCCACGGTGCGGCTGACCCCGGACCGCCGGGTGATGATCCGCAACACTGCTGAATACCGCGCGCGGGACTTGGGCCCGAGTGAATTGGCGCAACGCCAGCAGCACCATCTGCGCGGCTTGCAGCGGCGCTTTCCGTGGTTCGGCGCCCACGACATCCAGTTCACCTGGACCGGCCACCTCAGCGCCTCGCGCTCCGGCCAGCCGTTTTTCGCCAGGGTCGAGGAGGGCGTGTTCGCCGTGGCCGGTTGCAATGGCTCCGGCGTTGCCCGCGGCACCCTGTGGGGGCGCTTGCTGGCGGAATTTGCCAGCGGGCAAACCTCGCCGCTGCTGACCTCGGTCATGGCCCGTGCGCAGCCCGGCTGGCTGCCGCCCAAGCCGCTGCTCGACATCGGTGCCATGCTGCGTATGCGCGTGGAGGCGCTGCGAGCCCGGACTGAAATCTGA
- a CDS encoding polyamine ABC transporter substrate-binding protein, with translation MSFKALPLVALLATCATAAQAVEEVNISNWNGYIADDTLPSFTKATGIIATYDIHDSNEVLESKLMTGNTGYDVVSPSNHFMSRLIKAGAIQPLDRSQLPNWKNLDPVLMKKLEVNDPGNQYGFPYMWGTAGIGYNVEKIKAIFGSTDVTRSWKLFFDEQSIKKLSQCGVAIIDNPTQVLPITLNYLGLPHHSHTPAHYKQAEQALLKIRPYVQYFHASKYISDLANGNICAVIGFNGDVVQAAASAREANNGIDIAYSIPEEGSTLWMDMLVIPKSAPHEKNAYTYLNYLLSPEVIANISNSIHYANPNSAADAFLAPAVKDDAAIYPPKPVMEKLFIVEDLPPAIARLSTRLWTKLKSNT, from the coding sequence ATGTCATTCAAAGCACTGCCCCTGGTTGCCTTGCTCGCCACGTGTGCCACTGCCGCCCAGGCGGTGGAGGAAGTGAACATCTCCAACTGGAACGGCTATATCGCCGACGACACCTTGCCAAGCTTCACCAAGGCGACCGGCATAATAGCCACCTACGACATCCACGACAGCAACGAGGTGCTCGAATCCAAGTTGATGACCGGCAACACCGGCTATGACGTGGTCAGTCCCTCCAACCACTTTATGTCGCGACTGATCAAGGCCGGGGCGATCCAGCCCCTGGACCGCAGCCAGTTGCCCAACTGGAAGAACCTCGACCCCGTGCTGATGAAAAAGCTCGAAGTCAACGACCCGGGCAACCAGTACGGCTTCCCGTACATGTGGGGCACCGCCGGCATCGGCTACAACGTCGAGAAGATCAAGGCGATCTTCGGCAGCACCGATGTGACCCGTTCGTGGAAGCTGTTCTTCGACGAGCAGAGCATCAAGAAGCTCAGCCAGTGTGGCGTGGCGATCATCGACAACCCGACGCAGGTCCTGCCGATCACCCTCAACTACCTGGGCCTGCCGCACCACAGCCACACGCCTGCGCACTACAAGCAGGCCGAGCAGGCGTTGCTCAAAATCCGCCCTTATGTGCAGTACTTCCATGCCTCCAAGTACATCAGTGATCTCGCCAACGGCAACATCTGCGCAGTGATCGGCTTCAACGGCGACGTGGTCCAGGCGGCGGCCAGTGCCAGGGAAGCCAACAACGGCATCGATATCGCCTACTCGATCCCGGAGGAGGGCTCGACGCTGTGGATGGACATGCTGGTCATCCCCAAAAGCGCGCCGCACGAGAAGAACGCCTACACCTATCTCAACTACCTGCTCAGCCCTGAAGTGATCGCCAACATCAGCAACAGCATCCACTACGCCAACCCCAACAGCGCTGCGGATGCGTTCCTGGCGCCGGCGGTCAAGGACGATGCGGCGATCTACCCGCCCAAGCCCGTGATGGAAAAACTCTTCATCGTCGAAGACCTGCCACCGGCCATCGCCCGCCTGAGCACGCGGCTGTGGACCAAGCTTAAGTCCAATACCTGA
- a CDS encoding Pathogenicity locus — MAFSPAERVALLAVKGVGPTVVDRLEQLGFHSLAQLSQADALDIVTQAAALVGSSCWKNSPQARAAIQAAIARARSAD, encoded by the coding sequence GTGGCATTTTCCCCCGCCGAGCGCGTAGCGCTGCTGGCTGTCAAAGGCGTTGGCCCCACCGTGGTCGATCGCCTCGAGCAACTGGGCTTTCACTCATTGGCGCAATTGAGCCAGGCCGACGCCCTGGACATTGTCACCCAGGCCGCCGCGCTGGTCGGTTCCAGTTGCTGGAAGAACAGCCCCCAGGCACGGGCCGCGATCCAGGCGGCGATCGCCCGGGCGCGCAGCGCGGATTAA
- a CDS encoding MbtH family protein, whose protein sequence is MTSVFDREDIVFQVVVNHEEQYSIWPDYKAIPAGWRTVGKSGLKKECLAYIDEVWTDMRPLSLRQKMAETAAAQ, encoded by the coding sequence ATGACATCCGTATTCGACCGCGAAGACATCGTGTTCCAGGTAGTGGTCAACCACGAAGAGCAGTATTCCATCTGGCCCGACTACAAGGCGATTCCGGCGGGCTGGCGCACGGTTGGCAAGAGTGGCCTGAAAAAGGAATGCCTGGCGTACATCGATGAAGTCTGGACCGACATGCGCCCCTTGAGCCTGCGCCAGAAGATGGCCGAAACCGCTGCGGCGCAGTAA
- a CDS encoding thioesterase II family protein, which translates to MSALTLLCLPYSGASAMVYSRWRRKLPAWLSVRPVELPGRGARLGEPLLTDMQVLARQLASEQRLAASQPYALLGHSLGALLAFELAHELQALGCPPPVALFACGTAAPTRREDYDGGKWREPKSDAVLIDELRTLQGTPEEVLANQELMSLTLPVLRADFLLCGRYVYRQRAPLRCPVHVLGGEDDKASEAQLLAWRHESVGDFSLEIFPGGHFFIHEHEERVLGVLSAALEPHRLSA; encoded by the coding sequence GTGTCTGCATTGACCCTGCTGTGCCTGCCGTATTCCGGTGCCAGTGCCATGGTCTACAGCCGCTGGCGGCGCAAGCTGCCGGCCTGGCTGAGCGTGCGCCCGGTGGAACTGCCCGGGCGCGGCGCGCGCCTGGGCGAGCCGCTGCTGACCGACATGCAGGTGTTGGCGCGGCAACTGGCCAGCGAGCAGCGCCTGGCGGCCAGCCAACCCTATGCCTTGCTCGGCCACAGCCTGGGCGCCTTGCTCGCCTTCGAGCTCGCGCACGAGCTGCAGGCGCTGGGCTGCCCGCCGCCGGTGGCGTTGTTTGCCTGTGGCACGGCCGCGCCCACCCGGCGTGAAGACTATGACGGCGGCAAGTGGCGTGAACCCAAGAGCGATGCGGTATTGATCGACGAGCTGCGCACGTTGCAGGGCACGCCGGAAGAAGTGCTGGCTAACCAGGAGCTGATGAGCCTGACCCTGCCGGTGCTGCGTGCCGATTTTCTGCTGTGCGGGCGCTATGTCTACCGCCAGCGTGCGCCGCTGCGTTGCCCTGTGCATGTACTGGGCGGGGAAGACGACAAGGCCAGCGAGGCGCAGTTGCTGGCCTGGCGTCATGAGAGTGTCGGCGACTTCTCGCTGGAGATTTTCCCTGGTGGCCACTTCTTCATTCACGAGCATGAAGAGCGCGTCCTCGGTGTGCTCAGCGCCGCCCTGGAGCCCCATCGCCTGTCGGCGTGA
- a CDS encoding hydrolase, translated as MLIKPNQASLLVIDVQEKLIGAVSDPAGTLARTRWLLAATATLGLPTVFSEQYPKGLGPTVAQLKEASPGAEVVEKLHFSCVAGECLPAALLAREQVIVCGMETHICVLQSVLGLLALGKQVFVVEDACDCRGVHNRDAGIARMRAAGAQIVTREMVVFELMGSSAHEQFRHISKTYMVGEQP; from the coding sequence ATGTTGATCAAGCCGAACCAGGCCAGCTTGCTGGTCATCGATGTCCAGGAAAAACTCATTGGCGCGGTCAGCGACCCGGCCGGCACCTTGGCGCGCACCCGTTGGCTGTTGGCCGCGACCGCTACCCTGGGCTTGCCGACGGTGTTTTCCGAGCAGTACCCCAAGGGCCTGGGGCCGACCGTGGCGCAGCTCAAGGAGGCCTCGCCAGGCGCCGAGGTGGTCGAGAAGCTGCACTTTTCCTGCGTCGCTGGCGAGTGCCTGCCGGCAGCGCTGCTGGCCCGCGAACAGGTGATTGTCTGCGGCATGGAAACCCATATCTGCGTATTGCAAAGCGTGCTCGGCCTGTTGGCGTTGGGCAAGCAGGTGTTCGTGGTCGAGGATGCCTGCGATTGTCGCGGTGTCCACAACCGCGACGCCGGCATTGCCCGCATGCGCGCCGCCGGGGCGCAGATCGTCACTCGCGAAATGGTGGTGTTCGAACTGATGGGCAGCTCGGCCCATGAGCAATTTCGCCATATCAGCAAGACCTACATGGTTGGCGAGCAGCCGTAA
- a CDS encoding DUF1615 domain-containing protein yields MQVPGWLVVISVLLAVQGCVTQREAPEQAPAKVRAQIVRLLPASANDREGWARDIQSAFAAQKISASKSNLCAVLAVTEQESTFQADPKVPGLGRIARQEIDRRAASLHIPQLLIDATLQTRSPTGKTYGQRLDAVRSEKQLSDLFDELIGALPMGKTLLGGLNPVRTGGPMQVSIDFAEQHAQGYPYPYGGSIRQEVFSRRGGMYFGIAHLLGYPTHYDRQLYRFGDFNAGWYASRNAAFQSALSRATGVKLALDGDLIAPGAIMPGTTEQAARRLGVKLDLRNVSIRNQLEQGDSLEFEDTRLYKGVYALADGAAGKAVPRAQLPGIELKSPKITRKLTTAWFAKRVDERYQRCMKR; encoded by the coding sequence ATGCAAGTACCCGGTTGGCTGGTTGTGATCAGCGTGCTGCTGGCGGTTCAGGGCTGCGTCACCCAGCGTGAAGCCCCTGAGCAGGCCCCGGCCAAGGTGCGCGCGCAGATCGTGCGCCTGCTGCCGGCCAGCGCCAACGACCGTGAAGGCTGGGCGCGGGATATCCAGAGCGCCTTCGCCGCGCAGAAGATCAGCGCCAGCAAGAGCAACCTGTGCGCGGTGCTGGCGGTCACCGAACAGGAGTCGACCTTCCAGGCCGACCCGAAAGTGCCGGGCCTGGGCCGCATCGCCCGGCAAGAGATCGACCGCCGCGCGGCCAGCCTGCATATTCCCCAACTGTTGATCGACGCCACCCTGCAGACCCGCTCGCCGACCGGCAAAACCTATGGTCAGCGCCTGGATGCGGTGCGCAGCGAAAAACAGCTCAGCGACCTGTTCGATGAGTTGATCGGTGCCTTGCCCATGGGCAAGACCCTGCTCGGCGGTTTGAACCCGGTGCGCACCGGTGGGCCGATGCAGGTCAGCATCGATTTTGCCGAACAGCATGCCCAGGGTTATCCCTATCCCTATGGCGGGTCCATTCGCCAGGAAGTCTTCAGTCGGCGTGGCGGTATGTATTTCGGCATCGCCCACCTGCTTGGTTACCCCACCCACTATGACCGCCAGCTGTATCGCTTCGGCGACTTCAATGCCGGCTGGTACGCCAGCCGCAACGCGGCGTTCCAGAGCGCCTTGAGCCGGGCGACGGGGGTGAAGCTGGCGCTGGATGGCGACCTGATCGCGCCGGGGGCGATCATGCCCGGTACCACCGAGCAGGCGGCAAGGCGCCTGGGGGTGAAGCTGGACTTGCGCAACGTCAGCATCCGCAACCAGCTGGAGCAGGGCGACAGCCTGGAGTTCGAAGACACCCGCCTGTACAAGGGCGTTTATGCCCTGGCCGACGGTGCGGCGGGCAAGGCCGTGCCACGGGCGCAGCTACCGGGGATCGAACTGAAAAGCCCGAAGATCACCCGCAAACTGACCACGGCCTGGTTTGCCAAGCGGGTGGATGAGCGTTATCAGCGCTGTATGAAACGTTGA
- a CDS encoding metal ABC transporter substrate-binding protein, with protein MTFKLQHLCLALALAGLPTLSLAQSAPATKQQAAGVTVLASLPVTNTLASALLDGTSVKLQRAAPANIPASRQPSYFSGRGGASLQKAASGADAVIGLRSIWSDDPLYPVARRSNIRIVEIDAARPVDGALPGIAVQGNNAFAGYPWLNPSNLGRMADVLANDLGRLSPADQPKIQSNLAALKRQLLELSASSEARLAEADNLSVVNLSDRLDYLVSGLNLDLIDHPQVADDQWDVAALKRLGDELKGQDVALVLHHKQPSKEVAEVIAASGAKLLVVETDAQDSLAGLKASVEQVVGALVAGNS; from the coding sequence ATGACCTTCAAACTCCAGCACCTGTGCCTGGCCCTGGCCCTGGCCGGCCTGCCCACCCTGAGCCTGGCCCAGAGCGCCCCGGCGACCAAACAACAAGCAGCCGGGGTGACCGTCCTGGCCTCGCTGCCGGTGACCAACACCCTGGCCAGCGCCCTGCTCGACGGTACGTCGGTCAAGCTGCAGCGTGCAGCGCCGGCGAATATCCCGGCCTCGCGCCAGCCGTCGTACTTCAGTGGCCGCGGTGGCGCCAGCTTGCAAAAGGCCGCGAGCGGCGCCGACGCGGTAATCGGCCTGCGCTCGATCTGGAGCGACGACCCGCTGTACCCGGTCGCCCGGCGCAGCAATATCCGCATTGTCGAGATCGACGCCGCGCGCCCGGTGGATGGCGCCCTGCCGGGCATCGCCGTGCAGGGCAACAATGCCTTTGCCGGCTACCCATGGCTGAACCCGAGCAACCTCGGGCGCATGGCTGATGTGCTGGCCAACGACCTGGGGCGTTTGAGCCCGGCAGACCAACCGAAGATCCAGAGCAACCTGGCCGCCCTCAAGCGCCAGCTGCTGGAGCTCAGTGCCAGCAGCGAAGCGCGCCTGGCCGAAGCGGACAACCTCAGTGTGGTCAACCTCTCGGATCGCCTGGATTACCTGGTCAGCGGCCTGAACCTGGACCTGATCGATCACCCGCAGGTGGCCGATGACCAGTGGGATGTGGCGGCGCTCAAGCGCCTTGGCGATGAGCTCAAGGGCCAGGACGTTGCGCTGGTGCTGCATCACAAGCAGCCGAGCAAGGAAGTGGCCGAGGTGATCGCCGCTTCCGGTGCCAAGCTGCTGGTGGTGGAGACCGATGCGCAGGATTCTTTGGCGGGGTTGAAGGCCAGTGTCGAGCAGGTGGTGGGGGCGTTGGTGGCGGGTAACAGCTGA
- a CDS encoding metal ABC transporter permease codes for MNYEEFRLLIQGWATAGYLPEALAYGFVVNALLAGLMIGPVLGGLGTLVVVKRFAFFSEAVGHAALTGVAIGILLGEPYTGPYGSLFGYCLLFGILLNFLRNRTGLSPDTLIGVFLSVSLALGASLLLMLAGKINVHILENVLFGSVLTVSGQDLLVLGIVASLVLALALPLYNRIMLASFNPQLAAVRGVAVKSLDYLFVVLVTLVTVAAVKVIGAILVGALLVIPAAAARLISQSLKGFFWASVLIATLSTLVGILLPIVFDLPVPSGAAIILVAGCCFALAALARGLVPRLQGNPA; via the coding sequence ATGAACTACGAAGAATTTCGCCTGCTGATCCAGGGCTGGGCCACCGCCGGCTACCTGCCCGAAGCCCTGGCCTACGGCTTTGTGGTCAACGCCCTGCTCGCCGGCCTGATGATCGGCCCGGTGCTCGGCGGCCTCGGGACCCTGGTGGTGGTCAAGCGCTTTGCCTTCTTCTCCGAAGCCGTCGGCCATGCGGCGCTGACCGGTGTAGCCATCGGCATTTTGCTCGGCGAACCCTACACCGGCCCCTATGGCAGCCTGTTCGGCTACTGCCTGCTGTTCGGCATCCTGCTGAACTTTCTGCGCAACCGCACCGGCCTGTCGCCCGACACCCTGATCGGCGTGTTCCTCTCGGTGTCCCTGGCCCTGGGCGCCAGCCTGCTGCTGATGCTGGCCGGCAAGATCAACGTGCACATCCTCGAAAACGTGCTGTTCGGCTCGGTGCTGACCGTCAGCGGCCAGGACCTGCTGGTGCTCGGCATCGTCGCCAGCCTGGTGCTGGCCCTGGCCCTGCCGCTGTACAACCGCATCATGCTGGCCAGCTTCAACCCGCAACTGGCAGCGGTACGCGGTGTTGCAGTGAAGAGCCTGGACTACCTGTTCGTGGTGCTGGTGACCCTGGTCACCGTGGCGGCGGTAAAAGTCATCGGCGCGATCCTGGTGGGTGCCCTGCTGGTGATTCCGGCAGCCGCGGCGCGCTTGATCAGCCAGTCGCTCAAGGGCTTTTTCTGGGCCTCGGTGCTGATCGCCACGCTAAGCACCCTGGTGGGTATTCTGCTGCCGATCGTCTTCGACCTGCCGGTGCCTTCGGGTGCGGCGATCATCCTTGTCGCCGGCTGCTGCTTCGCCCTCGCCGCCCTCGCCCGCGGCCTTGTTCCACGCCTGCAAGGAAACCCGGCATGA
- a CDS encoding metal ABC transporter ATP-binding protein, translating into MTVAQPLINRACGPDIAFSEVDLTLGRTRILDKVSFNVVAGSVHALVGPNGGGKSSLIKTLLGQMPHQGQLTLTWPGEEQIIGYVPQALEFDRGLPMTVDDFMAAMCQRRPAFLGLSRKVAPAIDAALERVGMLDKRKRRMGALSGGERQRVLLAQGLIPAPQLLVLDEPMSALDEAGIQVFERLLHDWRAAGTTVLWIEHDLEAVARLADRVTGLSRRVLFDAPPKQALTPDRLLSLFSIHPRSESVA; encoded by the coding sequence ATGACTGTGGCCCAGCCGCTGATCAACCGTGCCTGCGGGCCGGACATCGCCTTTAGTGAGGTCGACCTGACCCTGGGCCGCACGCGAATCCTCGACAAGGTCAGCTTCAACGTCGTCGCCGGCAGCGTGCATGCGCTGGTCGGGCCCAATGGCGGCGGCAAGAGCTCGCTGATCAAGACCCTGCTCGGGCAGATGCCGCACCAGGGCCAGTTGACCCTGACCTGGCCAGGTGAGGAACAGATCATCGGCTACGTGCCCCAGGCCCTGGAATTCGACCGCGGCCTGCCGATGACCGTGGATGATTTCATGGCCGCCATGTGCCAGCGCCGCCCGGCCTTTCTCGGCCTGTCACGCAAGGTGGCGCCGGCGATTGACGCGGCGTTGGAACGGGTCGGCATGCTCGACAAGCGCAAACGGCGCATGGGCGCTCTCTCCGGTGGCGAGCGCCAGCGCGTGCTGCTGGCCCAGGGGCTGATCCCGGCGCCGCAACTGCTGGTGCTCGATGAGCCGATGTCGGCGCTGGATGAGGCCGGTATCCAGGTGTTCGAACGCCTGCTGCACGACTGGCGCGCTGCCGGCACCACGGTGCTGTGGATCGAGCATGACCTGGAAGCGGTGGCGCGCCTGGCCGACCGCGTCACCGGTTTAAGCCGCCGGGTGCTGTTCGATGCGCCACCGAAACAGGCGCTGACCCCGGACCGTCTGCTCAGCCTGTTCTCCATCCACCCGCGCAGCGAGAGCGTCGCCTGA
- a CDS encoding metal ABC transporter substrate-binding protein, with product MFRATLARRLLSVFLACALPALALADNGKPLRIGITLHPYYSYVSNIVGDKAEVVPLIPAGFNPHAYEPRAEDIKRIGTLDVIVLNGVGHDDFADRMIAASEKPDIATIESNSNVPLLAATGVAARGAGKVVNPHTFLSISASIAQVNNIARELGKLDPDNAKYYSQNARAYAKRLRKLRAEALAQVTEAPGAEFRVATIHAAYDYLVREFGLEVTAVVEPAHGIEPSPSQLKKTIDQLKALDVKVIFSEMDFPSAYVETIQRESGVKIYPLTHISYGDYSKEKYEVEMKRNLDTVVRAIKESQA from the coding sequence ATGTTTCGCGCCACCCTCGCCCGTCGCCTTCTAAGTGTGTTCCTCGCCTGCGCCCTGCCTGCCCTGGCTCTGGCCGATAACGGCAAGCCGCTGCGCATCGGCATCACCCTGCACCCGTACTACAGCTACGTGAGCAATATCGTCGGGGACAAAGCCGAGGTGGTGCCGCTGATTCCGGCTGGTTTCAACCCCCATGCCTACGAGCCACGGGCCGAGGACATCAAGCGCATCGGTACCCTCGACGTGATCGTGCTCAACGGTGTCGGCCATGACGATTTTGCCGACCGGATGATCGCCGCCAGCGAAAAACCCGACATCGCCACCATCGAGTCCAACAGCAACGTCCCGCTGCTGGCCGCCACCGGCGTGGCCGCGCGTGGCGCCGGCAAGGTAGTCAACCCGCACACCTTCCTGTCGATCAGCGCCAGCATCGCCCAGGTCAACAACATCGCCCGCGAACTGGGCAAGCTCGACCCGGACAACGCCAAGTACTACAGCCAGAACGCCCGCGCCTACGCCAAGCGCCTGCGCAAGCTGCGCGCCGAAGCCCTGGCCCAGGTCACCGAAGCACCGGGCGCCGAATTTCGCGTGGCGACCATCCACGCCGCCTACGACTACCTGGTGCGCGAGTTCGGCCTGGAAGTCACCGCGGTGGTAGAGCCGGCCCATGGCATCGAGCCAAGCCCGAGCCAGCTGAAAAAGACCATTGACCAGCTCAAGGCCCTGGACGTGAAGGTGATCTTCTCGGAGATGGACTTCCCTTCGGCCTACGTCGAAACCATCCAGCGTGAATCGGGGGTGAAGATCTACCCGCTGACGCACATCTCCTACGGCGACTACAGCAAAGAGAAGTATGAAGTCGAGATGAAGCGCAACCTCGACACCGTGGTGCGGGCGATCAAGGAGTCCCAGGCATGA
- a CDS encoding DUF6162 family protein, with protein MSRVQVVRPAGAGHETLYVLLVSLLILAVAAGIVALRGERHDEVSIEAHQLDARRDLNAAEQGVYADLRVAFDEIQARREEEPQLLAVEVLAEEGFPPFVADASAANRGQHQWQLLAQRAYLGLSQASTVAGSFLLLVPEAHDGAADVWLQRSPSAAAPADFSQAALIAAGWQQIAAHYDAGVTRQHRH; from the coding sequence ATGAGCCGCGTCCAGGTGGTGCGCCCGGCTGGTGCCGGGCATGAAACCCTGTATGTGCTGCTGGTCAGCCTGCTGATCCTGGCGGTAGCCGCCGGCATCGTCGCCCTGCGTGGCGAACGCCATGACGAGGTCAGCATCGAGGCCCACCAACTGGATGCCCGCCGTGACCTCAATGCCGCCGAACAAGGCGTGTACGCCGACCTGCGGGTGGCCTTCGACGAAATCCAGGCGCGCCGCGAAGAGGAGCCACAACTGCTGGCCGTCGAGGTCCTGGCCGAAGAAGGCTTCCCGCCCTTCGTCGCCGATGCCAGCGCCGCCAACCGCGGCCAGCACCAGTGGCAGTTGCTGGCACAGCGTGCCTACCTGGGCCTGAGCCAGGCCAGCACGGTGGCCGGCAGCTTCCTGCTATTGGTACCCGAGGCCCACGATGGCGCTGCTGACGTCTGGCTGCAGCGCAGCCCTTCTGCCGCCGCGCCTGCCGACTTCAGCCAGGCCGCACTGATCGCCGCCGGCTGGCAACAGATCGCCGCCCACTACGACGCCGGCGTCACCCGCCAGCATCGTCACTGA
- a CDS encoding PepSY-associated TM helix domain-containing protein translates to MSQKAKKSKSRLWFLVHSWLALPIWFFVLIVCVTGTLAVVSQEIVWLANPDVRASKPDGDAERLSFQQVLDALHKAEPDMAVNFISQPDGSHFALTASVVFPDGSAPTLYVNPYTGAIQGKSPSFSFEAFTRALHGWWLVPFTNGYSWGWYLVSLLGLPMLASLVTGLVVYKRFWKGFFKPTLRFNHGARIFWGDFHRLSGIWSIWFIAVISITGTWFLIQAILGDNHITLSTEPVVPVIAREDVPRTDSGAPAPRISLDDATRIAKEQIPGLDVSFVSLPGNAYAHVYLGGRGWYPLMFQTVNVNPYNSKIESQFLIDDRSTLEFVTESMRPLHTGDFGGLAIKLIWAFFGLVLSMMVLSGLLIWTKRTAQATAAALKREQKPRKQTASATDTATEASL, encoded by the coding sequence ATGTCCCAGAAAGCGAAAAAGTCCAAATCCAGGCTGTGGTTCCTGGTCCATAGCTGGCTCGCCCTGCCGATCTGGTTTTTCGTCCTGATCGTCTGCGTCACCGGCACCCTGGCGGTGGTCAGCCAGGAAATCGTCTGGCTGGCCAACCCCGATGTGCGCGCCAGCAAGCCTGATGGCGACGCCGAGCGGCTGAGCTTCCAGCAGGTGCTCGATGCCCTGCACAAGGCCGAGCCGGACATGGCCGTGAACTTCATCAGCCAGCCGGATGGCTCGCACTTCGCCCTCACCGCCTCCGTGGTATTCCCGGACGGCAGCGCGCCGACCCTGTACGTCAACCCCTACACCGGGGCGATCCAGGGCAAGAGCCCGTCGTTCAGCTTCGAGGCCTTCACCCGTGCCCTGCACGGCTGGTGGCTGGTGCCGTTCACCAATGGCTACAGCTGGGGCTGGTACCTGGTGTCGCTGCTCGGCCTGCCGATGCTGGCCTCGCTGGTCACCGGGCTGGTGGTCTATAAACGGTTCTGGAAAGGTTTCTTTAAGCCGACCTTGCGCTTCAACCATGGCGCGCGGATCTTCTGGGGCGACTTCCACCGCCTGAGCGGCATCTGGTCGATCTGGTTCATTGCGGTGATTTCCATCACCGGCACCTGGTTCCTGATCCAGGCGATCCTGGGTGACAACCACATCACCCTCTCCACGGAACCGGTGGTGCCGGTGATTGCCCGTGAAGACGTGCCACGCACCGATTCGGGTGCACCGGCCCCGCGCATCAGCCTGGATGACGCCACGCGCATCGCCAAGGAGCAGATCCCTGGCCTGGACGTGAGCTTCGTCTCCCTGCCCGGCAATGCCTATGCCCACGTCTACCTGGGCGGACGCGGCTGGTACCCGTTGATGTTCCAGACCGTCAACGTCAACCCGTACAACAGCAAGATCGAGTCGCAGTTCCTGATCGACGACCGCTCGACCCTGGAGTTCGTCACCGAATCCATGCGCCCGCTGCACACCGGCGACTTCGGCGGCCTGGCGATCAAGCTGATCTGGGCCTTCTTCGGCCTGGTGCTGTCGATGATGGTCTTGAGCGGCCTGCTGATCTGGACCAAGCGTACCGCCCAGGCCACCGCCGCCGCCCTCAAGCGTGAGCAAAAGCCGCGCAAGCAAACCGCCAGCGCTACCGATACCGCCACGGAGGCCAGCCTATGA